A genomic segment from Alistipes senegalensis JC50 encodes:
- a CDS encoding efflux RND transporter periplasmic adaptor subunit: protein MKKRNILIGACVLVAAAGLWIALRPSEKSGITLETAPTERITIRNSVTATGTVEPVTEVEVGTQVSGIIDKLYADYNDVVKAGQLIAEMDKVTLQAELESSQAELASCKTEYEYQLKTYTRTKTLHEKELVSDAEYDQAYYLYEKARNAYEQAKADIVKVRRNLGYATITSPIDGVVISRAVEEGQTVAAGFETPTLFTIAADLTQMQVVADVDEADIGQVADGQRVQFTVDAYPDDTFEGTVEQVRLEATTESSVVTYEVVITAYNPDLKLKPGLTANVTIFTLEKDDALAVPTKALRFVPDAELLGELGLTVEQPAEQTVAGRREIWVKEGQTLSARFVVTGAASGDRTEIVEGLSDGDVVAVGLTAASAAPAAAVERSPFMPSGPGGNKKK from the coding sequence ATGAAAAAACGCAACATCCTGATCGGGGCCTGTGTCCTCGTCGCCGCCGCCGGCCTCTGGATCGCGCTGCGGCCGTCGGAAAAGAGCGGCATCACGCTGGAAACCGCCCCGACCGAGCGCATCACCATCCGCAACTCCGTGACGGCGACCGGCACGGTGGAACCCGTCACCGAGGTCGAGGTCGGCACGCAGGTGTCGGGCATCATCGACAAGCTCTACGCCGACTACAACGACGTGGTGAAGGCCGGGCAGCTGATCGCCGAGATGGACAAGGTGACCTTGCAGGCCGAGCTGGAGTCGTCGCAGGCCGAGCTGGCGAGCTGCAAGACCGAGTACGAATACCAGCTGAAGACCTACACCCGCACGAAGACGCTCCACGAAAAGGAGCTGGTGAGCGACGCCGAGTACGACCAGGCGTACTATCTCTACGAAAAGGCCCGCAACGCCTACGAGCAGGCCAAGGCGGACATCGTCAAGGTCCGCCGCAATCTGGGGTATGCGACCATCACGTCGCCGATCGACGGTGTGGTGATCAGCCGCGCCGTGGAGGAGGGGCAGACCGTGGCCGCGGGGTTCGAGACGCCGACGCTCTTCACCATCGCCGCCGACCTGACGCAGATGCAGGTGGTGGCCGATGTCGATGAGGCGGACATCGGGCAGGTGGCCGACGGACAGCGTGTGCAGTTCACCGTCGATGCCTATCCCGACGACACGTTCGAAGGCACGGTCGAGCAGGTCCGTCTCGAAGCGACGACCGAGTCGAGCGTGGTGACCTACGAAGTGGTCATCACGGCCTACAACCCCGATCTGAAGCTCAAACCGGGGCTGACGGCCAACGTCACGATCTTCACGCTGGAGAAGGACGACGCGCTGGCCGTTCCGACCAAGGCGCTGCGCTTCGTGCCCGACGCGGAACTGCTCGGGGAACTGGGCCTGACGGTCGAACAGCCTGCGGAGCAGACGGTTGCGGGCCGGCGCGAAATCTGGGTGAAGGAGGGGCAGACGCTTTCGGCACGGTTCGTCGTGACGGGCGCGGCGAGCGGCGACCGGACCGAGATCGTCGAAGGGCTCTCCGACGGCGATGTGGTGGCCGTGGGGCTGACGGCCGCCAGCGCCGCTCCGGCAGCCGCCGTCGAACGCAGTCCCTTCATGCCCTCGGGCCCCGGGGGAAACAAAAAGAAATAG